Proteins encoded in a region of the Mycolicibacterium duvalii genome:
- a CDS encoding cutinase family protein → MAGRRVARCAIAVAFGAWTALTSVAATPVASAQPCPDVEVIFARGTNEAPGVGGVGQAFVDAVRAQAAPRSVGVYAVNYPAGDNFSAREEFARTVIDGVRDGADRVQTMAANCPDTRLILGGYSQGAVVSGFVTSDVVPAGVPAAVAPAPMPADVADHVAAVVLFGTPSGEFLSKYQAPALTIGPLYADKTLRLCAPGDGICSGVPGGGPSLAHALYPVNGQVNDGARYAIERL, encoded by the coding sequence ATGGCAGGTCGAAGGGTGGCGCGGTGCGCCATCGCGGTGGCGTTCGGAGCGTGGACAGCGTTGACCAGTGTGGCGGCGACGCCGGTCGCCTCCGCGCAGCCGTGTCCGGACGTGGAGGTGATCTTCGCGCGCGGCACCAACGAGGCTCCCGGCGTCGGCGGGGTGGGTCAGGCGTTCGTCGACGCGGTGCGCGCGCAGGCCGCCCCGCGCAGCGTGGGCGTGTATGCGGTGAATTACCCCGCGGGCGACAACTTCTCGGCCCGCGAGGAGTTCGCCCGTACCGTCATCGACGGTGTCCGCGACGGCGCCGATCGCGTGCAGACGATGGCCGCCAACTGCCCGGACACCCGGTTGATCCTCGGCGGCTACTCCCAGGGCGCGGTGGTTTCCGGCTTCGTCACCTCCGACGTGGTGCCGGCAGGTGTGCCCGCCGCGGTCGCACCTGCCCCGATGCCTGCCGATGTCGCCGACCACGTCGCAGCGGTCGTGTTGTTCGGCACGCCCTCGGGTGAGTTCCTCAGCAAGTACCAGGCCCCGGCACTCACCATCGGCCCGCTCTACGCGGACAAGACGCTGCGGCTGTGCGCCCCCGGCGACGGCATCTGCTCAGGCGTCCCCGGCGGTGGTCCGTCGCTGGCGCACGCGTTGTACCCGGTGAACGGGCAGGTCAACGACGGGGCCCGGTACGCAATCGAGCGACTCTGA
- a CDS encoding type 1 glutamine amidotransferase domain-containing protein, translating into MPNELQGRKIAFLAADGVEKVEFEQPRDAVLQAGGQMELLSVKSGEIDARNSDLEPAGTIPVDREVAGAQVDEFDALVLPGGTVNADKLRLDESAVSFVRDFMRSGKPVAAICHGPWALVEADVVRDRTLTSYPSLRTDLRNAGATVVDQEVCIDGNLITSRSPKDLPAFCQAITDQFANTPAHT; encoded by the coding sequence ATGCCGAACGAACTGCAAGGCCGAAAGATCGCCTTTCTCGCCGCGGACGGTGTCGAGAAGGTGGAGTTCGAACAGCCCCGCGACGCCGTGCTACAGGCCGGCGGCCAGATGGAGCTTCTGTCGGTGAAATCCGGTGAGATCGACGCACGCAACAGTGATCTGGAACCTGCGGGGACCATCCCGGTCGACCGTGAGGTCGCCGGCGCCCAGGTGGACGAGTTCGACGCGCTGGTGCTGCCCGGCGGCACCGTCAACGCGGACAAGCTACGCCTCGACGAGTCGGCGGTGTCCTTCGTCCGCGACTTCATGCGCTCCGGCAAGCCGGTGGCCGCGATCTGCCACGGTCCCTGGGCGCTGGTGGAAGCCGACGTGGTCAGGGACCGCACGCTGACGTCCTACCCGAGCCTGCGCACCGATCTGCGCAACGCCGGCGCCACGGTCGTCGACCAAGAGGTCTGCATCGACGGGAACCTGATCACCAGCAGGTCACCGAAGGACCTGCCGGCGTTCTGCCAGGCCATCACCGACCAGTTCGCCAACACCCCGGCCCACACCTGA
- a CDS encoding MarR family winged helix-turn-helix transcriptional regulator → MCYAYLVPPSSYSPFDALDDLLTRIHIARLRPNWRRRLLDPAGPVGSVSTLRVLRAVEQCELTGGGASVRDVADYLAVEQSTASRTVAAVVAAGLLTKTMSADDQRRCELLLTEDGRAALSAVTDRRRELVAEAVADWPRADVETLVSLLDRLADRFESAGSR, encoded by the coding sequence GTGTGCTATGCATATTTGGTGCCGCCGTCCTCCTATTCCCCCTTCGATGCGCTCGACGACCTGCTGACCCGGATCCACATCGCGCGCCTGCGGCCGAACTGGCGCCGACGGCTGCTCGACCCGGCCGGCCCGGTGGGCAGCGTCTCCACGCTGCGGGTGCTGCGGGCGGTGGAACAGTGCGAGCTCACCGGGGGTGGCGCGAGTGTGCGGGATGTCGCCGACTACCTGGCCGTCGAACAGTCGACCGCCAGCCGCACGGTGGCTGCGGTCGTCGCCGCCGGCCTGCTGACCAAGACGATGTCCGCCGACGATCAACGGCGATGTGAGCTGCTGCTGACCGAGGACGGGCGCGCGGCCCTGTCGGCGGTGACCGACCGGCGCCGGGAACTGGTCGCCGAGGCGGTGGCCGACTGGCCGCGCGCCGACGTCGAGACGTTGGTGTCGTTGCTCGACCGGCTGGCCGACCGTTTCGAATCGGCGGGGAGCCGATGA
- a CDS encoding MFS transporter — protein sequence MTAQTTPPAAELRSRGALGLMFDPVFGALFWGKMFSVAAVWTHGIVAAIVMYDATRSALMVGLVGVVQFAPQLILSPTSGKWADTGNPARQILLGRVLCVAGSGSIAVWFFASPESAGMSAAAPVLLGTTLVGFGFVVGGPAMQSIVPNLIRGGELPTAMALNSMPMTVGRVVGPATGAYLAAHLGPASAFAVSAALHLVFALVLITVRFPAPPQRRAGADYRVRVAVRYVFRDRPLLLALIAVTTIGVASDSSITLAPSLADRLGGGATLVGTLSAVFGVGAAVGMGALALLRGRIVSATVSSIGLVSLGVGCAVLAFNSTVAVAMVGLGVAGFGFGCAMTGLSTLVQERAPAELRGRIMALWLVGFLGSRPIAAAVLGGSADLLGVSAGFALAAALTAAVALWCRPHRLTGPLPAD from the coding sequence ATGACCGCGCAGACCACGCCGCCCGCCGCCGAGTTGCGCAGCCGCGGCGCGCTGGGCCTGATGTTCGACCCGGTCTTCGGCGCCCTGTTCTGGGGCAAGATGTTCTCGGTCGCCGCGGTGTGGACACACGGCATCGTCGCCGCGATCGTGATGTACGACGCGACCCGCTCGGCGCTGATGGTCGGCCTGGTGGGCGTCGTCCAATTCGCACCGCAGCTGATCCTGAGCCCCACCAGCGGCAAGTGGGCCGACACCGGAAACCCCGCCCGGCAGATCCTGCTCGGCCGGGTGCTGTGTGTGGCCGGGTCGGGGTCGATCGCCGTCTGGTTCTTCGCCTCCCCCGAGAGCGCCGGAATGTCGGCCGCGGCGCCGGTGCTGCTGGGCACGACGCTGGTGGGTTTCGGATTCGTCGTGGGCGGCCCGGCGATGCAGTCGATCGTGCCGAATCTGATCCGCGGCGGGGAGCTACCCACCGCGATGGCGCTCAACAGCATGCCGATGACGGTCGGGCGGGTGGTCGGTCCGGCCACCGGCGCCTACCTGGCGGCGCACCTCGGTCCGGCCTCGGCCTTCGCGGTCAGCGCGGCGCTGCACCTGGTCTTCGCGTTGGTGCTGATCACCGTGCGGTTCCCGGCGCCGCCGCAGCGGCGCGCGGGCGCCGATTACCGGGTCCGCGTGGCGGTGCGCTACGTGTTCCGCGATCGGCCGCTGCTGCTCGCGCTGATCGCGGTGACCACGATCGGCGTGGCCTCGGACTCGTCGATCACCCTGGCTCCATCGCTGGCCGACCGGCTCGGTGGCGGCGCCACGCTGGTCGGGACGTTGTCGGCGGTGTTCGGCGTGGGGGCCGCAGTCGGGATGGGCGCGCTGGCTCTGCTGCGCGGACGCATCGTGTCGGCCACGGTCTCGTCGATCGGCCTGGTCAGCCTCGGTGTCGGGTGCGCGGTGCTGGCGTTCAACTCGACCGTCGCGGTGGCCATGGTGGGACTCGGGGTCGCCGGTTTCGGTTTCGGGTGCGCCATGACAGGACTGAGCACGCTGGTGCAGGAGCGCGCCCCGGCTGAACTGCGGGGCCGCATCATGGCGCTGTGGCTGGTCGGGTTCCTCGGCTCGCGCCCGATCGCCGCGGCCGTGCTGGGCGGTTCCGCCGACCTGCTGGGGGTCTCGGCCGGGTTCGCGCTCGCGGCCGCGCTGACGGCGGCGGTGGCACTGTGGTGCCGGCCCCACCGGCTCACCGGGCCGCTGCCGGCGGACTAA
- a CDS encoding CDGSH iron-sulfur domain-containing protein, whose protein sequence is MTDQPARLVRVVPGGPVLVEGPVCIELPDGGVVESDRFMVAICACRRSKTYPLCDTSHRRRQRGDEQSAHSAAGGT, encoded by the coding sequence ATGACCGACCAACCCGCCCGCCTGGTACGCGTCGTGCCGGGCGGGCCGGTGCTCGTCGAGGGACCGGTGTGCATCGAGCTGCCCGACGGCGGCGTCGTCGAATCCGATCGCTTCATGGTCGCGATCTGCGCGTGCCGCCGGTCGAAGACCTACCCGCTGTGTGACACCAGCCACCGGCGGCGCCAGCGCGGCGACGAGCAGAGCGCCCACTCTGCCGCCGGAGGCACCTGA
- a CDS encoding class I SAM-dependent methyltransferase — MTTAYTDFDTVATPVGVYPPQQDSYLLVEAMEQAGLAPGSRVADLCTGSGVVAVAAAAAGAAEVTAFDICSNAVQYARASASAAGMDVSVHRGSWARAVEFGPYDLVLANPPYVPHPPLDDTSVIPSTAGPAQAWNAGTDGRLVLDPLCAAAPLLLDEGGTMLIVHSECSNVQQTLRGLRVHGMRAEVVAQQVIPFGPVMTARAQWLMQSGLLAPGARCERIVVIRADAP, encoded by the coding sequence GTGACGACCGCATACACCGACTTCGACACTGTCGCGACGCCTGTCGGGGTGTATCCACCGCAGCAGGACTCCTATCTTCTTGTCGAGGCGATGGAACAGGCGGGTCTGGCCCCCGGCTCGCGGGTCGCCGATCTGTGCACCGGCAGCGGTGTCGTCGCGGTCGCTGCGGCCGCGGCCGGTGCCGCGGAGGTGACCGCCTTCGACATCTGCTCCAACGCGGTGCAGTACGCCAGGGCCAGTGCGTCGGCCGCGGGCATGGATGTGTCGGTGCATCGGGGATCTTGGGCCCGCGCAGTCGAATTCGGTCCTTACGACCTGGTGCTGGCCAATCCGCCATATGTACCGCACCCGCCGCTGGACGACACGTCGGTGATCCCGTCGACGGCAGGACCTGCGCAGGCGTGGAACGCCGGCACCGACGGGCGCCTGGTACTCGATCCGCTGTGCGCGGCAGCCCCGCTGCTTCTCGACGAGGGCGGCACGATGCTGATCGTGCACTCGGAGTGCTCCAATGTGCAGCAGACCCTGCGCGGGTTGCGCGTGCACGGTATGCGCGCGGAAGTCGTTGCCCAGCAGGTCATTCCGTTCGGCCCGGTGATGACTGCCCGGGCGCAGTGGCTGATGCAGTCCGGGCTGCTGGCCCCTGGTGCCCGGTGCGAGCGGATCGTCGTGATCCGCGCGGACGCGCCATGA